tagtttaccgaaaggtaatatacggagcaagtaaactggaggtgttgctttcccaatacaaggttagcaagtgggtgacacaaaaccataagttttgagctaaaattttcaaatctgaaacccaccaaacccacaaaaatattttgcaaacaccggtgaagggttattccggaaaacttatctacggtaaaagctagattgaattttcaaaagattaaatgttttcataaagatccaatttcctaaaggttCTAAATTttcagtcatgtgggactgtaaaccacaacgttactatcattgtttataccgccgtatagaaatcactgatgtacaaagtgtgaagaataaaagaagtgattctagtattttttattttcaagactatattgcttgaggacaagcaacgctcaagtgtgggaatatttgataatgctaaaaacgaacatatatttgatAGCATTagccctcaagaaagacaagcttttggttgcaattgttctatttacaagtgatattcgtttaaataataaaaggtgaagacaaaagacagattcgacgaattgaagacgcaaacgaccaaaaaactcaaaagtacaaagtacaatccaagaggtccaaattattgatgagaaacgtctaaaagttacaaaagtacgagccgcgaaacgcaaaatacaagatattaaattgtacgcaaggacgttcgaaaatctggaaccgggaccaaagtcaactttcaatgcgcgacgcaacggagcgaaaattacaagtcaactatgcacataaatataatatataaataattcttaaaattatttatatattatatatatttatttaaaaccgtcggcaagaagtaaacaacaatatgtgagctagaatcccaggccatgcgatcgcatggccaggaagaacaattttcatgcggtcgcatggccccaatttttgggtcaggtcctataaatttcgcagttttggtcgaacaaaaacacatctttttctttcttcatctctcaacgtatatatatatatatatatatatatatatatatatatatatatatatatatatatatatatatatatatatatatattataattttaattttaaatttaataataataagggtatgttagcgaatgttgtaagggtgtaagtcgaaattctgtccgtgtaacgctacgctattattaattattgtaagttatgttcaacctttttaaattaatgtcttgtagctaagttattattatgcttatttaagccgaagtaatcgtgatgttgggataaatattaagacggggtaattgggctttgtaccataattggggtttggacaaaagaacgacacttgtggaaattagactatgggctattaatgggctttatatttgtttaagtaaatgatagtttgttaatttaatataaagatttacaattggacgtgcctataaataaccatatatactcgatcggacacgatgggcgggatatttataagtactaataatcgttcatttaaccggacacgggaatggattaatagtctatggacttattaaaacaggggtgaattatatacaaggaaaattggtgtaattatagtttaagtccccaattagttggaatatttgacttcggatataagaataatttgacgaggacactcgcactttatatttatgactgatggactgttatggacaaaaaccagacggacatattgaataatccaggacaaaggacaattaacccatggtaataaactaaaatcaactcgtcaaacatcatgattacagaagtttaaataagcataattcctttatttcatatttaattgcacttttaattatcgcactttaatttattgtcattttaattatcgtacttttatattattgcaattttatttatcgtaatttcattatcgttatttactttacgctttaatttaagttatatttatttttaatattttacattaggttttaactgcgactaaagttttaaaatcgacaaaccggtcattaaacggtaaaaacccccttttataataataatactacttatatttatatttatatttatacaaatatagttttaaaaatatagcgttaaacttggctaagatccctgtggaacgaaccggacttactaaaaactacactactgtacgattaggtacactgcctataagtgttgtagcaaggtttaggtatatccattctataaataaataaatatcttgtgtaaaattgtatcgtatttaatagtatttccttgtaaaaattaatagtattttgtaccccttcgctttaacatcagtgtCCCCCATAGCAGAATTATGGAAGTATTTGATAATGTCTAGCCTCAATGCTTGATTAGAACCAACTACCAATTTGCCCTTTCTAAACAATTTATTATCTTTCCATTCATAGTATTTGGTTGCTTCAGTACCCTGCAACATTTTAGCAATGATGCCCTGCAGATCTGTATCCTGTTGCACACTTTCTTGCACTTTCTCATATATGTCACTTAGCACACTTGTAGCTTGGATATGGAACAACTCAGCATAACCATGAATTCTAGACAGGGCATCTGCAACTCCATTATCACCACCCTTTTTGTAAACAATGTCATAGTCAAACCCTATCAACTTTGGTAGCCATTTAAGTTGAGTTGGTGTGGTTAACCTTTGATCCAGTAAATGCCTTAAGCTTAAATGATCTGTTGATAGTAAAGTGGTGATCAAGCAGGTAGCCCCTTCATTTTTCAAGTGCATGCACAATGGCTAAAAATTCTCTATCATAAGTTGACAAAGCTTGATGCCTTTGGGACAACCCTTTGCTCATGTAAGCTATTGGGTGACCAACTTGTTGCAACACAGCACCAATTCCCAACCCTGAAGCATCTGTTTCAATTATGAACTCCTTAGTGAAATCTGGCAGTGCTAGAACATGTGCTTCTTGCATATTTTGTTTAAGAGTTTCAAAAGCTAAGGCGGCCACTTCTGACTAAAGGAATGAATCCTTCTTAAACAATTCAGTCAAAGGTTTGCTAATCACTGCATAATTCTTGATAAACCTCTATAATAGCCTGTGAGGCCCAGAAACCCCCTCAATTGCTTCAAGGTTTTTGGTACAGGCCATTTTGACATGACTTCAATCTTTGTTGGGTCAGTTGAAACCCCTTCTGCAGTGATAACATGACCCAAATATTCCACTTTTTAGGTGGCAAACACACACTTTGATTTCTTAGGAAACAATGTGATGTGTTCTTCCATGGACTTACTATAAACCAGTATATCATCAAAGAAAACTAAGGTGAATTTTCTCAGGAATGGCTTAAAGATTTCATTCATCAAAGCTTAAAATGTAGAAGGAGCAttggttaacccaaatggcatcacTAGGAATTCATAATGTCCTTCATGTGTTCTAAAGGCTGTTTTAGGAATGTCATCATCAAACATCCTTATTTGATGATACCCTGACCTCAAATCCAACTTAGAATATACCCCAGAACCACTTAATTCATCAATAAGCTCTTCAATGATAGGTATAGGAAACCTATCTTTCACAGTTTTAACACTGAGTTCTCTATAATCCACACACATCCTCCAAGACCCATCCTTTTTCTTAACCATCACTATGGGTGAAGCAAATGGGCTTTGACTATGTCTGATGACCCCATTGCCTAATAACTCAGCTACCATTGTTTCAATAGCATCCTTCTGTGATGGTGGGTGCCTATAGGGCCTAATATTAACTGGTTGTGACCCTTCCAACAATGGGATCCTATGATCACACTGCCTTCTAGGTGGTAATGCCTTTGGTTCATCAAAAATGTCACTGTAATCATCTAACAACTTTGTAATACCTTCAAATTCTTGTGATAGTTCAGCTGAAATATGCCACATTTGAGCCGGATAGACACAAACTGCCATAGCATTGAGCTGAGCTTGTGAGGATACAATTTTGTTCATCTGTTTACCCTTAATCCATTGAACCTTTGCCCTTTTGCCTCTTAATTCAACCCTATGCCCAGCATAATTGAATGTCATCTTGAGTTGGTCAAAATTCCATACTATATCACCCAACAATTTAAGCCATTGTATACCTAAAACTATTTCACAGCCACCAATTGGTAGTATTAACATATCACTTACAAATGTTTCACCACTAATTTGCCATTGTAATGCTTCACATACATTAGCATTGTACATTGTGTTGCCCCCAGGGACCATGACTGGTATGGTTTCTCCTTTTTTAATTGTGCAACCAAGTTTCTTAGCCACATTGATGTCCAAGAAATTATGAGTGCTGCCTGAATCAATCAAGATTTGAAACACAATTTTATTGACTTGACCTGTGACTCTCATAGTTTGATAATCACTAACCCCAGTAAGTGCATTGAGTGATATATAGGGTGCATTATCCTGTGATTGTACACTTAGTTCACCTTCACCTTCTTCTTCCTGTACTAATATTTCATCATCAATTTCATTCTCTGTACAATCACCTTCATCTGATAGCACCTCCAAAGAGAACAACTGACCACTACACTTATGCTCAggtacatatctttggtcaaagtaAAAACACAAGTTTTTAGCTCTCTTTTCTTCAATTTCTTTTTGGGTTAACTGTCTTCTACCATTTGCTTGACCTGGAGTTCTTGCAGGGTTATGTGGAGTATTTGTGATGGTCAAGGGTGCAGTTGTTGCAGGTGCATAAGTGTGTTTAGTATAAGAATTGTTAGTGTAAGAAGGTTTTGGGTTATATTCACTGCCATTGTTTTTTGGAGTTGATAGAATAGGTGTATGCCTTTTCTTGGTGATTGTTATTGCTTCATTTTGCATCCTAGCCAAACTCATAGCATCTTCCATGGATTTGGGGTTGAACATTTTCACAAGCATTTCTATTTCCTTTTGTAACCCTGCCAAATACCAACTTATTGATTGCTTCTCAGTGATATCCACCTTGTTCAAGAGCACCTCAAATTCATCATTATAGGTTTGCAATGAATCAGTGTGCCTTAAGTTCTTGATTTCAGCCAATGGATCTTCCACACTGGCACTAAATCTTTTTAACACAGCTTCTTGATAATCAGCCCATGTGATATCTGGTCCATGTTTCTTGACATATTGTTGATGCCAAACGAGAGCCTTTTTTAACAAGTGGATTGAAACAATCCTGATCTTGTTTTCATCTTCAATGTGATCAACTGCAAAGTATTGATCACATTTATATAACCATCCTTTAACATCATCACCTTCAAATTTGGGAAAATCCAACTTAGTCAACCGAGTTAATTGTTGACCTGCACCCCTTTGATGATTTATTTCCCCATTTTTGATTTTATTGACTTCTGTGGTCAAGTACTGCTGCTGTAGAACTACGTCATCTACTTTGTGATTGAGTGATCCAGACATTGCATCAATTCTAGTGTTGAATTGTGTAGCCATATCTTGAATTACTTGAGTCAATTGTGCAATTGCAGTTTGCACCACTTCCGACACGACGTCATTACTGATACGAGTATTCACCATTTTGATTCGAATCAAACTACTACAAGAtcgtagctctgataccaattgatgtGTTAACCTGGATCTAAATCGGAGTTAACAATCGAAATTAACCTGAAAGTTCTATAGAATAGAAAGAACAATGGAGTTAAATTCGGATTTTCATTGAAATGAATGAGAGACAATTACAGAGAAGAAATGAGATACAACTGAAAAACTGATCTTCTAACTAATCGTCTATGCTACATATAACTTGCAAGCTAACCAATTTAGAACACGATAACAGAAATTAACAGAATTGAGTGAGCGTTGACTTGACGTTTGACTTCCACTTGATTCACGAAGGAGATGAAATCACTTGCTTGGCGCGTGCGTTTCATTTAAACAGCTCATGTGAGAGGCACGTGTGTATCTAATTTAAACCTAACGTTCACCCCGAATTCATATCTATATCAGATGTATTTTTTTTTAACGGCATATACGGGTTTGATACACGTGGAAGGTTTCTTATGTTTCATCAGAAGTTTAATATTGATTGGGACACGTGGAAAGAAAGGACAACAAATGAGGTATTTTTATGTGACACGTGTCTTAAACCAAACCATGAATAATTCCGTGAACCAATAAAAGTCGGCACTGGACACATCAATGGATGAACAAGGAAACATTGAACgtgcacgatttttgatttgtggTCCTATCTATGTCTCCTAGGCAATAGAAAAAGAATATGTAAATGTAAaagtattaattaatttaatttttgaaattgaaagaaaattaaaattgcaaagccTCATCCATAAACTTTCAAAGTTTATTTCTAGACAATTACTTGCAACATCAAGAAATCAACACAAAACAAATCATACTAATTCTTAAAACCAAACATAAATCTCACATCATCAACAAAAGATTAAAGGTTCATAGTAATCAAATAACATAGCCAAGTTCAGATCTTGACTTAATAATCGAAGAAAGGGTTGTTCTTGAACAACCTATCCGTactgtttctatttttagaaactcGAACGCTTCGATCATCATTCTTAGATCCAAAACCTGATGAAACAGGAGTCTGATCAGCAAAAAGATTAGGGTGACAATTCTCAAAATCATCATCAAAAGTTGTCCATTTTTCCTCCACAACTTTAGGCTGTGGTTCCTTCTTCTTCAATGCAGAGGTTGACATGTTCTTGATCTCATTAACATGCTCCTTATACTCTTTTCTCACTACTTCTAACACAGTTTCTCCATATTGATCAACCCATTTCCTAACAATGTACATCAACATTAGTACAAAATGGATAAAAAGTAACAACATTTTTGTATGCAACAGTTTCTTACTTGTTAAAGAACTTTTTCAGGTCAGCTTTGTCTATTGGAAGCCTAGTTGATACCACATCAATTTGATCATCCCTGTATATTCACATTAAATCAGTTAAATTCATGTTTTTTCAGATCGGCTTTCATTACATCTCATGATTAAATAAAAAATCAAGAAAGTGTGTCTAGATATAAAGTTTGCTTACGATAATTGAAGTTCTGATTTGGTTTTCATTAGCTCCTTCTTGATTTTATCTCCTAGAACCTGTGCAACAGATGTATAAATAATAAGCACACAAAAACGAACTAGTAATGTAGGACTAATCAAACAAATTTTTGGAACTGCAGTACCTTATCAACGAAGAAACCAGACGATGAACTATCTGTATGAAGTTTTCTCTTGATTTTAGTATCTGGTCCTTCTTCATGTCCTAAATAAGCTTGGTTAGCCGAATCGTGCAAGGATAACGGAACTGTATCTTTCTCTGAATCATCACTCTTTTTCCATTTCATCAAACTATTAAACGGCCTTCTTTTCGTCTTCTTAATTGTTGATGATTCCTCAACAACCACACTTTCAGACATGAGAATTGTCGGTTTTTCTTGTTCTTTTTCTTTCATTTCGCAATTCCAAAAGGGATTTTCTTGAGATACACCAAGATTTTGAGTACCCATGTCAGAAACAATCTTATCTTTCCCATTtttatgtgatgatgatgatgatgagaaaccAAAAACTGATGCAGCTCCTTTCACGCTTAACTTTTGCGGTTTAAACTTGCTCTTTGAGCCCGAATCTTTCAAGTCGATTACAGACCACTCGTCATTTGGGTTTTTTTGCTGTGGTCCGGCAATGATCACATCTTTGGGATCAATTTTAACTCCTTGAGCTGTTAATCTTTGCATCAATGGAGTCTTTGAAGTATGGTACTCCTCTTCTGATATGCAGTTTGCATATAATAACTCCTGCAACCAAAATGTAATTAAAATTATCAACTTTCTTGACAATCAGGGAAACCCAAATCACAATTTGTTCAAATCTTATTACAATTTCAAATTCCCACCAAAGTATGGATCAAACATTAAATACCACTTCTTATCAAACAttatacactatatttaaacaccAAGAAGATGCAAATCCAGTAAAACTACTCCTAAAAAGTATCAACCTTTTTAATGAAATCCAAAAAAACCCCAATTTATGATTTGCTAAttcttaataatacaaatataattCACCAATAACTTGCAGATTCACCTAAAGCCTGAAATGCCCTAATAACAACGCGTTATCTTGATCTTATTACAATTATCAAACGAGAATATATAAATTAACCTTAAGTCAGAAAACCAAAATCGTTATATTGATACTATCACAATTATCAGCCATGAATATATAAATTCAACTAAAGTCAACAAAGTATGCAACTTTTTTAAACCTAAAAAAAACCCTAATTCACATTTTATTCAAATCATTATACTAATTCACGGAGCCATAAAAATTGCAATTTCCATCTGTTACAAGTCAAAAATCTAAAAAATTGAGTCAATTTGTAAGCACTAACCTGTAAGAAGAtcaatttatctcttagaatcacaGGCTGTTCATGATCAAAAGGGGAAGAAATAAGAGTCTCAAGAAGATGAGTTCGAAAAGCCGAAACTTCAGCCTCAGCCAAAATTCCTTCTTTAAACAAACCCATCAAATTCAAGATCTGATGGAAAGACTCTTGTTGCCATTTCAAGTTATCAGATTGTTGCTGCCATAGCCTTTCTTCAGCAGCCGCAATTGCCGGCAACCGTCGTTTCTTGAACGAGAACGGTAGGATATTTTTGCACACCGAAGTGATTGAATCTTGAAGAGATGAGTAGTATGTAGGTTTGTATGTGTACACCATTTTTGTAAATTATTTTTTGGGATGATATCTTCTGTTAAGATTAATTGTTGTTGATGGAATCAGATATGTATAAAGATGGAGGGGAGCAGGTGATTAATTATTAATGATGAAAAAAGATGATGTTGAAATATTTTGGGTGTATTTTGAACGGTCACTAAATGAGAACTAGCCGTTAGGGTTCAAAATGAGTAAACGGTAATGTGAGTATCAAACATCCGACTTAGTTATTGGGCCATGTTTGGGCTTTGTAAGCGGCAACTCCTTTCAAGTTTGGGCCACAGTGATTCGACTTTATTGGTGGAATATTTAAAATGATCACCAAAAATTACTTGAAAAGTATGATTATTTATGCCATCAATAAAATTCACCATCAATTTTGATATATACACTATAAATATTCATTAACAAACTAATATCGTACAACTTTTAAATGTACACTTTGTGGAATATCAAAATTGTTGATGAATTTATCATTGCTCTTTCAAGATGATTCATTTTTGTAAAAGGATATTAGCCCAAAAAGCACgtgtattatttatttttttatgaaaatggcaaCATATTAGGAACACACTTGGAGGTGAAGGGTTTGATTCCTTGCACTCACAAAGTTATTCTTCCTCATGGCCATGGAGGTTCACCTGCAATGACTCCAGGCTGCTAGCTAAGCGGGTAGTCGCCCTGAAATTAGTCAGTTAAAAAAATGTTGGATAACCaggttaacaaaaaaaaaaaaaaaaaaaaaaaattaggaacACACTTGGCTCAAAATTTGACTTAAAGTATGCAAAAAGACATTAATACCCTTCACAGAAACATTGTTTTTGCCGGCTATACTAGTCCTTACTTCCTTAGTTGTTTCCCACTAATATTTACAAATCATTGTTCTTTGATACTTCTTGCCGTCTTAGAGATCACACACTCACACACCttataaaacacacacacacaaaacaaaCAAACAACCCTAACCATCTTTGTAACATGGCCAAATCACAAGATTTTGATATAAGCAACACTAAACCGCCATCAATAATCATGGAGCATGAACAAGAAGGAAATTATCACATCTCTAATGACTATTACAATTACAACGACGAAGAGGTCATCTCTAGCAGCGGTTGTGGCTGTTTCCGCCTTTTCTCATACTTCGATATTCGTCACCAAGATGGGGAATCGTCAGCATTTATTTACCATAGAACAGGAGACGTTGCGGATGATGATAGTTGGTTCATGAATCGTTTCAAGACATTGAAGGAGTTTTCTGAACTCGTGGCGGGCCCACGTTGGAAGAACTTCATTAGAAAATTCAGCAAGAAACCGAGGAAGGGGAATTCGCCATTTCAGTACGATCCAGAAAGTTACGCGCTTAACTTTAACAATAGCAATGGTGGTATAAATGGTGACGATGATGATATGTTGCCTAGTAGTTTCTCTACCAGATTTGCACCTCATTCGCGATCATCGATGAGTTAGCAGTTTTGAGTAACTAAACTGTTTACCTGTTTAATTAACAAAAAGTACAAACATAGGAGTATTTAGCAAACAATGCCAAACACTCATTAGATttatttttctttctatttttatgTCATCTAAGTCTTAATTATTAGTTAACTTCTTGCTTGTTTCTACTTTCTACTGTAATTGTGATCTGTATACATTACTACCAAAACTTAATTACAATGTTCAATTTGAGTATTTGACACATGAGAGAGTTGATCGACAATTTTATTAATCGCAgttgattattttttttatttctataaATAAAACAGGCCGGTAGTGTAATAAATATATGATCATAaatcaataataatttttaatacaaaTAATTAGTAATTTATTTGATTATATGAAACATGCCAGCAGTGAAATTTTGGGGATAACGGTATGTCCATCATTTTCTGGCAAATCCTAAGGTTTATTGGATCATCTGGAATCCAAAATGAGCTGTTACAGTGAGAAATGACTTGACAAAAAGTCTACTTATTCAACCGTTTGTCGACATGCATTTTTTTTAGTAATAACATATTACTAGCGAGTTGATTTGTACGCCAATAAAAATATACTCGTACATACATAGTGTtatcatgtattcaagaaattctAGATCAGAATATAAAACGAGCACGGCAAGTAGACCAACCCAGCAAAGCTTTCTTAATCAGTCATACAACAGAACAACACATTTTCCGTTGACAAACAAAACTTCAAACCATCCCGAAAGCCACAAGTTCAATAAATGTTAATGATGTTCAATTCCTTCAAGTAGGTTTCATCAAATCAATAAATTACACAAATAAGAAAGTTAATTGTTACAAGTACTATTCAAATTTACAGGTACATACAAGTGTTAAGGTAATGATGGTGAAAGAGTAGGCTTTGTGACCTTAACTTCTCCACAGTTGCTGATATATAAAGTCTTTTGAGGCCTGTCCCAAATTGCACGCGCATTTCTAGCCCTTTCGTCTCCAAAAAACTCTGCTAAATCATTATATTGTCGCACTCTTTCCTCTGGTTTATACGTTTGAATCGAAGCTATGCTTGCCACAACGTCCATACCTATATACAAAAAGCCCAAAAAAATCAAGATCAAAGTCACTCAACAAGTGTTTCAGGATTCATAATCATCAATCACACTTAAAATATTTTGTTGATTGCCAACTTATCAAACTGATCTAATCTTATACTAATCAAACTCACACATAGCTTACAAGAAATCAAATGTACCTTCAAGAACAGTGCCAAAAACAATATTCCTCCCATCAAGATCAGGGCAAGGGCCAGGACCAGTAGTGATCATAAACTCCACATTCGAGTAATTAGGATCAAGTTTAATGTCGTCGTCATCATCATTCTCCGATAAACATAACGACAAAACACCACCTTTGGTATGCTTTAACTGAAACGCCTTTGGATCAATACTCTCCGTATTTCTAACCAAATTAACCGGAGGTCTCACTTCACCTTTATCCCTCCTTCCCTGTTTTCCCGCCATGAAATAGTTTCCAGGAAATAGTTTATGAACCAATGTTCCTTTATAGAATCCAGACACTCCTATACACACACTCTGACAGTTAGAATCAGTTAATATTAGTTTGATACCATAATATACTAGCAAATATGCATGTATCATGAATGCAACTGTTTATTTTTCAGCCATACATAGTCTAATCAGGACAGCGAAATCAGGCCTAAGATTAGGCCAACTAGTCCCCGCCTAGTCGAGATTTTGATGTAATCCGACTAGTCAGTCAAAGTCGGATTTATTATGTCAAAGTAGCTCAAATacagtcaaagttggtcaacgttCAACTTATCAGAGCTAGTCTCCGACTTGGCCGATTTATTCGGGAAAAGTTGTTAGAACTCAATTTAGTCGGTCAAAGTAGGTCAAATACAttcaaagtcaaagttggtcaacgttCTAACTTGTCCCAACTAGTCTCCTATAGACTAAAAGCTCTTCATAGTTGGGGGTGATTAATCATTAGTCCCCAATTAGCGAATTTTACAGCCTTGGTCTAAACTAGGAAAGATTACTACCATCATGAATCACACATTTATGAGCAgacaaaatatatattatatattacaaaaAAAATCAGAAGCAAATGTCAATCTCCCTAGAATAAGGTTGAGTGTCAAACATACCctagaaatataaaattaaaaattaagttttatcaTTACCTGTACACATAGCTTTAAAATTGGAAACAGTGATAGGTACAAGGTTCCCATACAATCCAAGAACGATACGACCAACGGGTTCGGAGTCGGGGCACAAAAGGAGGTCGGATCCAAGAGTTCGGGTTTGGAAGAAGCTAGGACAGATACTAAAGTCCATAAACACCCGGTCAGTAATAGTTGTGTCTGGTTGTTTCGGAGGTACTGGTGAGGCAATAGAAATCGATGGGAGTGAAAGGGTCGTAGTTGTGGTTAGAAAAAGGAGTGAACGACGGTGAAGGTGGAGTTTGGTGGGATTGGAAGGGAGACTAGCAGTGGAGAGTGTGGTGGTTAATTGGCAGTTCATGGTGGCGAGTGGCGACGGTTCATGACGGAAAGATACCGTGAAAGGGGAATTGATGATGTAGGTGTGGTTTTGGGTGTTCATGGATAATACACGAAGGCATGGGTAGGCCCAATTAATTAACTGATATGGAGTAAATATTactttaaaatatatattaaaaaaatcagtttttaaaATCTTTAATCATTTTATggtacatgtataatacagtaaattttttttttgaaaagcaagaaatttATATAAATAGAAACACGAGAAGTACAAGAATGGGAACCCCTAACAATGAGACGAGACTACCCAACACACGAAAAAGAATACAACACGAAAGGCAGCGGAGACAgctacctaaaaaaaaaaaaaaatgctatacTAGATCAAGATAAACACTCGGATTGGATAACCATTGAAGCCAATCTAATTTCTTTCGTTTAATCTTTTGCGATATCCACTCGAAGGATTTGACTTGAACTTCATTGAAAGCAATCGGAGCACTCCAACTTTTGTTTTGGAAAGTTTTCATATTCCGGTTCTTCCA
This genomic window from Rutidosis leptorrhynchoides isolate AG116_Rl617_1_P2 chromosome 2, CSIRO_AGI_Rlap_v1, whole genome shotgun sequence contains:
- the LOC139887645 gene encoding uncharacterized protein, whose translation is MVNTRISNDVVSEVVQTAIAQLTQVIQDMATQFNTRIDAMSGSLNHKVDDVVLQQQYLTTEVNKIKNGEINHQRGAGQQLTRLTKLDFPKFEGDDVKGWLYKCDQYFAVDHIEDENKIRIVSIHLLKKALVWHQQYVKKHGPDITWADYQEAVLKRFSASVEDPLAEIKNLRHTDSLQTYNDEFEVLLNKVDITEKQSISWYLAGLQKEIEMLVKMFNPKSMEDAMSLARMQNEAITITKKRHTPILSTPKNNGSEYNPKPSYTNNSYTKHTYAPATTAPLTITNTPHNPARTPGQANGRRQLTQKEIEEKRAKNLCFYFDQRYVPEHKCSGQLFSLEVLSDEGDCTENEIDDEILVQEEEGEGELSVQSQDNAPYISLNALTGVSDYQTMRVTGQVNKIVFQILIDSGSTHNFLDINVAKKLGCTIKKGETIPVMVPGGNTMYNANVCEALQWQISGETFVSDMLILPIGGCEIVLGIQWLKLLGDIVWNFDQLKMTFNYAGHRVELRGKRAKVQWIKGKQMNKIVSSQAQLNAMAVCVYPAQMWHISAELSQEFEGITKLLDDYSDIFDEPKALPPRRQCDHRIPLLEGSQPVNIRPYRHPPSQKDAIETMVAELLGNGVIRHSQSPFASPIVMVKKKDGSWRMCVDYRELSVKTVKDRFPIPIIEELIDELSGSGVYSKLDLRSGYHQIRMFDDDIPKTAFRTHEGHYEFLVMPFGLTNAPSTF
- the LOC139887646 gene encoding uncharacterized protein translates to MVYTYKPTYYSSLQDSITSVCKNILPFSFKKRRLPAIAAAEERLWQQQSDNLKWQQESFHQILNLMGLFKEGILAEAEVSAFRTHLLETLISSPFDHEQPVILRDKLIFLQELLYANCISEEEYHTSKTPLMQRLTAQGVKIDPKDVIIAGPQQKNPNDEWSVIDLKDSGSKSKFKPQKLSVKGAASVFGFSSSSSSHKNGKDKIVSDMGTQNLGVSQENPFWNCEMKEKEQEKPTILMSESVVVEESSTIKKTKRRPFNSLMKWKKSDDSEKDTVPLSLHDSANQAYLGHEEGPDTKIKRKLHTDSSSSGFFVDKVLGDKIKKELMKTKSELQLSDDQIDVVSTRLPIDKADLKKFFNKKWVDQYGETVLEVVRKEYKEHVNEIKNMSTSALKKKEPQPKVVEEKWTTFDDDFENCHPNLFADQTPVSSGFGSKNDDRSVRVSKNRNSTDRLFKNNPFFDY
- the LOC139887647 gene encoding uncharacterized protein — encoded protein: MAKSQDFDISNTKPPSIIMEHEQEGNYHISNDYYNYNDEEVISSSGCGCFRLFSYFDIRHQDGESSAFIYHRTGDVADDDSWFMNRFKTLKEFSELVAGPRWKNFIRKFSKKPRKGNSPFQYDPESYALNFNNSNGGINGDDDDMLPSSFSTRFAPHSRSSMS
- the LOC139890602 gene encoding peptidyl-prolyl cis-trans isomerase CYP28, chloroplastic-like; this translates as MNTQNHTYIINSPFTVSFRHEPSPLATMNCQLTTTLSTASLPSNPTKLHLHRRSLLFLTTTTTLSLPSISIASPVPPKQPDTTITDRVFMDFSICPSFFQTRTLGSDLLLCPDSEPVGRIVLGLYGNLVPITVSNFKAMCTGVSGFYKGTLVHKLFPGNYFMAGKQGRRDKGEVRPPVNLVRNTESIDPKAFQLKHTKGGVLSLCLSENDDDDDIKLDPNYSNVEFMITTGPGPCPDLDGRNIVFGTVLEGMDVVASIASIQTYKPEERVRQYNDLAEFFGDERARNARAIWDRPQKTLYISNCGEVKVTKPTLSPSLP